The genomic region TGTGGCACTGTCCCGCGGGTCACCCCGGGTGGCCGTTAGCCACCACCTTGCCCTGTGGAGCCCGGACGTTCCTCGGGAGGATCCGGAGATCCCCACGCGGCCGTCCGGCCGACTCGTCCGCCGTACGGACATCGTAGCCGGTCGCGGCCCTGCCGGAGTCGGCCGGCTGCGGGCCGGGGCGGGACGGTGGTCCGGGCCGGTGCCGGGTGCCGCACCTTTACGCTGGCTGTTGCCGCTCACGTACGAAGGAGACCTGCCGTGCTCGTGCTCTTGCCGCCGTCCGAAGGAAAGGCCGCGAGCGGCTCCGGTGCCCCGCTGAAGCCGGAGTCGCTGTCGCTGCCGGGGCTGGCCGGGGCACGGGCCGCGGTGCTGGACGAACTGGTCGAGCTGTGCGCGGCGGACGAGGAGAAGGCGCGCGAGGTCCTCGGGCTGAGCGAGGGGCTGCGCGGCGAGGTCGTCAAGAACACGGGGCTGCGGACCGCGGGCGCGCGTCCCGCCGGTCAGATCTACACCGGCGTGCTCTACGACGCACTGGACCTCGGCTCCCTCGACGCGTCGGCCCGGCGGCGGGCCGCGACGTCCCTGCTGGTGTTCTCCGGGCTGTGGGGTGCGGTACGGATCGGCGACCGGATCCCCTCGTACCGCTGCTCGATGGGGGTGAAGCTGCCGGGCCTCGGGGCGCTCGGGACGCACTGGCGGGCGCCGATGGCTGCCGTCATGCCCGAGGTCGCGGGCGGTGGCCTGGTGCTCGATCTGCGGTCGGCCGCCTATGCGACGGCGTGGAAGCCGAAGGGTGAGGTCGCGGAGCGTACGGCTTCGGTGCGGGTGCTGCACGCGCCGACCCGGAAGGTCGTCAGTCACTTCAACAAGGCGACGAAGGGGCGGATGGTGCGCGATCTGCTGCTCGCGGGCGCCGCACCGGCCGACCCCGCCGCCCTCGTCGAGACCCTGCGGGAGCTGGGGTACGTGGTGGAGGCATCGGCTCCGGTGAAGGCCGGGAAGGCCTGGGAGCTGGATGTGCTGGTGACCGAGATCCACTGAGCCGCACCCACGTCCGTTGCGCAGGATGCAACGGGCGTTGCGCGTGACGTGTGTGCCGGGGCAGGATGCCGGTATGACTTCCGTGCTCGACCTTGCCCCCGTGGTCCCTGTCGTCGTGCTCGACGACGCAGCCGATGCCGTACCGCTGGCGCGGGCGCTGGTCGCGGGCGGGCTGCCCGCGATCGAGGTGACGCTGCGGACACCCGCCGCGCTGGACGCGATCCGGGCCATCGCCGCCGAGGTGCCGGACGCGGTGGTCGGCGCGGGCACCGTGATCTCCCCCGAGGGGGTCTCTCAGGCACTCGCCGCGGGGGCCCGGTTCCTGGTCAGCCCCGGCTGGTCGGACCGGCTGCTGGGCTCGATGACGGAGTCCGGTGTGCCGTTCCTGCCGGGCGTCTCCACGACCTCGGAGGTCGTGCAGCTGCTGGAGCGCGGGATCACCGAGATGAAGTTCTTCCCCGCGGAGGCGGCGGGCGGGACGCCCTACCTGAAGTCGCTCGGGGGGCCGCTGCCGCAGGCCCGGTTCTGCCCCACCGGCGGGATCTCGCTGACGTCCGCGCCGTCGTATCTGGCGCTGCCGAACGTGGGCTGCGTCGGCGGGACCTGGATGCTCCCGGCGGAAGCCGTCGCCACCCGGGACTGGGCGCGGGTGGAGTCACTGGCGCGGGGTGCGGCGGCGCTGCGCGTGGCGTGACGCGGGTCCGGTCGACCGGCGGCCGAAGCGCATTCCGCCCGAAGCGGGTTTCCGCTCAGCGCAGGTGTGACGTGTCGTTCAGCAGCCGTACGGACGCGTTGCCGTCCGCGTAGTACGCGACCGCCGACACCGAGGCCGCCGAGAGTTCCATCCGGAACAGCGACTCGGGCGGCGCTCCCAGCGCGAGCCGTACCAGTGTCTTGATCGGTGTGACATGCGTGACCAGCAGCGCCGTCGTCCCCCGGTGCCCGGCGATCAGCCGGTCGCGGGCGGACGCGACCCTGCGGGCCACTGTCGCGAAGCTCTCGCCGCCGCCGGTCGGGGCCGCCTTGGACGAGGCGAGCCAGGCGTCGAGGTCGGCGCGGTACCGCTCGCGCGCCTCGCCGAACGTCAGGCCCTCCCAGGCACCGAAGTCCGTCTCGCGCAGGCCCTCTTCGATCCGGACCGGCAGACCCAGCCGGTCCGCCACCGTCTGCGCCGTCTCGCGGCAGCGGCGCAGCGGTGACGACACGACCGCCTGGATCGTGCCGCGGGCAGCGAACGCCGCCGCGGCCCGTTCCGCCTGCTCGCGGCCGGTCGCGGACAGCTCGGGGTCCGTGCCGCCGCTGCCGGAGAACCGCTTCTCCGGGGTGAGCGCCGTCTCGCCGTGGCGCAGCAGTACGAAGGTCGCCGGGGCGCCCAGGTCGGCCGGGGCCGACCAGCCGACCGGCGGGGCGGCCGGGGCACCGGTCGCCTCAGGGGCGGACGGCGCGCCCAGGTCCGCCGTCGAGTCCGACGGCTCCCACTGCCTGCCGTCCCTGCCCGCGTCCATCGCCTCGTTGGCGAGCCGGTCCGCGTGCTTGTTCCGCTCGCGCGGGATCCACTCGTACGTCACCTGTGACCGGGGCAGCACGGTGGCGGCCTCCGCCGCCAGCGGCTTCATGTCCGGGTGCTTGATCTGCCAGCGCCCCGACATCTGCTCGACGACGAGTTTGGAGTCCATCCGGACCCGGACCCGAGCGGCGGGGTCCAGCGCCGCGGCGGCCCGGAGCCCGGCGATGAGGCCCCGGTACTCGGCCACGTTGTTCGTGGCGAAACCGATGAACTCCGCGGCCTCGGTCAGGGTCTCCCCGGTGGCCGGGTCGAGCACGACCGCGCCGTAGCCGGCGGGCCCCGGGTTGCCCCGGGAACCGCCGTCCGCCTCGACGACGAACTCCCGCATCAGATGCCCGAGTCGGCCGTACGCACCAGGATGCGGTGGCAGTTCTCGCACCGCAGCACCGAGTCGGCGGGAGCCGCCTTCACCTCGTTGACCTCGGTGATGTTGAGCTCCAGACGGCAGCCCTCGCAGCGGCGCTGGTAGAGACGGGCCGCGCCGACGCCGCCCTGCTGCACCCGCAGCTTCTCGTACAGCTTCATCAGGTCGGCGGGGACCGAGGCGGCCACCACCTCGCGCTCCTTGGTGAGGGTGGCGACCTCGCGGTCGATCTCCCCGGCGGCGGCGTCGCGGCGCGCGGTGGCGTCGGCGACCTTGCCCTCGACGGACCCGACCCGCTCGGTGAGTTCGGTGGCGCGCTCCTGCGCGGACTCCCGGCGCTCCATCACTTCGAGGACGACGTCCTCCAGGTCACCCTGGCGCTTGGCGAGCGAGGTGATCTCGCGCTGGAGGTTCTCCAGGTCCTTGGGCGAGCTGACCGCACCGGAGTCGAGCCGCTGCTGGTCGCGCGCCGAGCGCTGGCGGACCTGGTCGACGTCCTGCTCGGCCTTGGTCTGCTCGCGGGCGGTGTCGCTCTCCTCCGTCCGCACGGCGACGAGCAGGTCGCGGAGCTGGGTGAGGTCCTTGGTCAGGGAGTCGATCTCGGCGTGCTCGGGAAGCGACTTGCGCTTGTGCGCGAGCTGCGACAGCCGTACGTCGAGGGACTGGACGTCGAGGAGTCGGATCTGGTCGGCGTGCGCGGCGTTCAGTTGGGGGCTCCAGAAGGATCGGTTGCGGTGGACGCCGCGTGGGCGGTCCAGGGGTCTGTGACCGTACGGGAGACGTGGGTACGCAGACCCCATCCGTTCCGGTCGGAAATCGCGTCGAGCTGCGCCGCGGCCTGCGTGCACCAGGGCCACTCGGTGGCCCAGTGCGCCGCGTCGAGCAGCCCGAGCGGCGACTGCTGCACCGCCTCGGACACCGGGTGGTGGCGCAGGTCGGCGGTGAGGAAGGCATCGACGCCACTGGCGCGTACCTGGTCGAAGAGGCTGTCGCCGGAGCCGCCGCTGACCGCGACGGTGTGGACGAGGGCGTCGGGGTCGCCCGCGACGCGGATGCCCTGCGCGGTGGCGGGGAGCCGTGCGGCGGCCCGTGCGGCGAACTCCCGCAGGGTCACCGGGTGGTCGAGCTCACACACCCGGCCGAGGCCCCGCCGCCCGTGCGGGTCGGCCGGGTCGGGTACGAGGGGGCCCACGACCCGCAGGTCCAGCGCCCCGGCGAGCGCGTCGGAGACCCCGGGGTCGGCGGTGTCGGCGTTGGTGTGTGCGACGTGCAGGGCGATGCCGTGCCGGATCAGGGTGTGCACGACACGGCCCTTGAAGGTGTCGGCAGCGACCGTCGTCGTCCCGCGCAGATAGAGCGGGTGGTGGGTGACGATCAGCTGGGCACCGAGCGCCACCGCCTCGTCGGCGATCTCCTGGACGGGGTCGACGGCGAAGAGGACCCGGTCGACACCTTCGGGGGCCTGCGGATCGCCGCACACCGTACCGACGGCGTCCCAGGATTCGGCCCGCTCGGGAGGCCAGAGGGCGTCGAGTGCGGCGATGACTTCAGACAGACGGGGCACGGCTACAGGTTACCTGCGCTCCGTGCCCCGGCTGCCGGTCGGGCCTGGTCGGTGAACCAGCCGGCCTCACTTGACCAGCCGGTGTCACTTGACCAGCCGGTGTTACTTGACGAGCCGGTGTTACTTGACGAGGTAGTGCTGGAGGTCGTCGAGGACCTTGTCGGCCGCGGTCACGCCCAGACCCAGGTACCAGGTCTCGTCGGGAACGTTCTTCGCCTGCCCGTCCTTGACCGCCTTGAGGTTCTTCCAGAGCGGGTTGGACTGGACGGTGTCGCGCTTGGTGGCCTTGGGGTCGCCGTACACGCCGGTGAAGATCCAGTCGGCGTCCGCGGAGTCGATCTTCTCGGGGCTGATCTCCACGGCGAGGTCGTTCACCTGCTGGCTCTTGGGCCGCGGCAGTCCGGCGTCCTGGAGGATCGTGCCGATGAAGGACTGCTGCGCGTAGAGGCGGATCCGGTCCGGCATGTACCGGACCATCGAGATGGTCGGCTTGTGCGGGCCGACGTCGGCGCCGAGCTGCTTGGCGCGCTTCTCGTACGAGCCGAGTTCGGCCTTGGCCTGGGCGGTCCGGTCGAGCGCCGCCGCGTTCAGCAGGTAGTTCTGCTTCCAGGTGAAGCCCGGACGGATGGAGAAGACGGTCGGCGCGATCTTCTTGAGTGCGTCGTACTTGTCCGCCGCGCGCAGCTGGCTGCCGAGGATCAGGTCCGGGTGGAGGTTGGCGATGGCCTCCAGGTTGAGGTTGTTGATCGTGCCGACGTTCTTCGGGTTCCCGGCGTTCTTCTTGAGGTAGCTGGGAATGCCCTCGCTGCCCTCGGTGGGCGCGTAGCCGACCGGCTTGATGCCGAGGGAGACGACGTTGTCCAGCTCGCCGACGTCGAGGACGACGACCCGCTGGGGCTTCGCCTTGAGCACGGTCTTGCCCATGGCCTGGGTGATGGTGCGCGGGAACTGGCCGGGCTTGGCGTCCGTACCGAACGCGGCGGTCTTCTTCGCGGCGTCCCCGAAGTCCTTGCCCCCGGTCGCGACGTCCTTCTTGGCCGCCGAGTTGGCCTTGTCGGAGCTCGCGGCGCCGTCCCCGCTGTCACTGCTTCCGCAGGCGGCGAGGGTGAGCGCGCCGGTGAGCGCGAGGGCGGCGACAGCTGCGCTGCGGCGACGTACGGACATGGCAAAGCTCCTGACAAGGGTTACTTAGGTGTGCCTAACCTTAACCACCCCTCTCCCGCCGAGCACACCCACCCCCTCCTTCTCAGCCGAACCCCGCGGTGGCCACCCTTACGAGGGACTTCGTCCGACCCGGCTGGTTCGGCAGGACGTACGAAAACTAGCTTCGGTGTCCGGAGGTGACCGAACGATGACAGCCCCGGCCACGACAACCGCGACGATGACCGCGACGCAGCCCCACACGACCGCCACGACCCTCGCGAACACCGCGGACGGTCTCGACGCGGTACGGCGGACGGACTTCACCCTTGCCCACGACGGGTCCTACGCCGCCCGGCTGGCCCGCCGCAGCGGGGACGCCTGGTTCCCCGAGCGCTGGACGCTGGACGGACCCGAGCCGTACGCGGTGGAACTGCCCGGCCACCAGCCCGAGGAGCCGGACTCCGACGTGCTGCCGCTGGCCGACGGGCGGGTGCTGATCCGCCGGTTCATCGAGGGGCGGCACACCTTCTCCCTGCTCTATCCGACCGGTCCGGGCACCGGCGAGGTGCCCCTGGGGGGCGTCGAGTGCGAGCGGCTGACCCTGCTGCCGCCCGCGCCGGGCAGCGCCTGCGCCTACGCCCTGGCGCCGGGCGAGCACGCGACCACGGTCTGGCTGGTGGCGGGCGGGGCCTTCGGGCCCGAGTACGTCACGGAGGTGCCGGGGCGCTGCACCGGCGGGGTGTGGCTGGACCGTACGGGCCGGATGCTGGCCCTGGACCGGGAGACGGACGGGGTCACCAAGGCGGTGGCGGTCGACCTGGAACGGGGCGGCGAAGTCACCCCGCTGCTCCAGATCACCGACGACAGCGACGACCGCCTGCTGCTGGCCGACGCGGACAGCGGCCTGCTGCTCGTACGGTCGAACGCGCCCGGGTACGACCGGCTGGGCTGGGGCGTCCTGGGGAGCCGGCGGCCGGTGCGCTTCCCGGAGTGTCTGCGGCTGGACGACGCGGTGGTCTCGCCGTTCGCCGTGCAGCCGGGGCAGGTGCTGATGCCGGAGACCTGCGGGGTCGCGCTGCGGATCGACGGCGCGGCGGGCAGCTGGCTGGGGGTGTGGCGGCCCGCGGCCCGGCGGCTGCTGCAACGGGCCGCTCCCGAAGGGTGGTTGGCGGGGGCCGGGCTGTGGACCGCGGAAGGGGTGCTCAGGCTGCCGTGCTCCACGGGCCCGGTACCGGTCTCAGTGGTGGACATCGCGCCGCTCGGCGAGGTGCCCTGCGACCTCTCCATCGAGCTGTCCATGGGGGTGGGCACAGAACCCGCACAAGTGGAAGTCCCTGGTCAGGAACCGTGCGGCCCCCCTGACACTCCTGTTGTGTGCAAGCCCGTACCGTTGCAGCAGGCGCCTCTCAACGGGCGCCCGCAGGCTGGTTAGAATCTCGGGCCTGCCCACACGAGCAGCGCTGCAGTAACTGAAGTAAGCGAGCGATTTGACGGGGGAGACGTCTCATCATGTCTGAAGCCAGGACCGACACCGCCCGGACGAGGCCGCAGCCTGCGACCGCGGGCCGGGGCGAAGCCGGAGGCTCCGGAAAGCACCGAGGGAGTGCGGCGCCCACCGAGGCGTCGGAGGCCGAGACCAACGGCCGCCACCGCCGCGCGGCGGAGCAACGCACCGGTGCTGCCTGACCGATCACGCGTACGCGCACAGGGAAGGGACCGTCCCCTCGGGGGCCGGTCCCTTCCCTGTGCGCCGGTAGCAGCGGCCCGTCAGCCGCTGTGCTTGAGTCCCAGGACCTCCGAGGCCGCGAAGGTCTCGTTCGGCGGCCGGTCCGCGTAGTACGGGGAGAGCACCTCGTCCAGCTCCTCGTACGAGAACACGGTCTTCGCGGTGTCGAACTTCGCGGCCACCCTGGGCCGTTCCACGACGGCGACCATCCCGCCGTGCACCACGAGCAGTTGCCCGTTGACCTGGGCCGCGGCCGGGGACGCGAGGTAGCCGACGAGCGGGGAGACGTGCTCGGGGGCCAGCGGATCCAGCTCGCCCGCGCCCGGCTCCTGGAATCCGGCGAAGACGTCCTCGGTCATCCGGGTCCTGGCGCGCGGGCAGATCGCGTTGGCGGTCACCCCGTACTTGCCGAGGGCCAGCGCCGTCGACGTGGTCAGCCCGACGACACCGCCCTTGGCCGCCGCGTAGTTCGGCTGGCCCGCCGAGCCTGCCAGGTACGCCTCCGAGGAGGTGTTGACGATCCGGCCGTAGACCGGTCCGCCCGCGGCCTTGGAACGCTCCCGCCAGTGGACGGAGGCGAAGTGGGTGGTGTTGAAGTGGCCCTTGAGGTGGACCCGGATCACCGAGTCCCACTCGCTCTCGCTCATCGAGAACACCATGCGGTCCCGCAGGATGCCCGCGTTGTTGACCAGGATGTCGAGCTTCCCGTAGGTGTCGACCGCCAACTGCACCAGGGCGCGGGCCTGTTCGTGGTCCGCGACGTCGCCGAGGTGGGCGACCGCCTGCCCGCCCGCCGCGCGGATCTCGGCGGCCACCTCCTCGGCGGGCGCGGCGGACGCCTCGCCGGAACCGTCACGGCCCGGCTGGCCGAAGTCGTTGACGACGACACTCGCGCCGAGCCGGGCGAGTTCCAGCGCCTCGGCACGGCCGAGGCCGCGGCCGGCCCCGGTGACGATCGCGGACAGGCCATCGAGTGGCAAAGACATGGACCAGCTCTCCTTACAGGTCTCCGGAGCCACAGGTCTCCGGTTACGGCGTCTCCGTTACGGCGTCTCCGTTACAGCGCTACCGGCTCTGAGGACCGGCGCGGCTCGGAGCTCACGGATCCCTCGGATCTCACAGACCCCTCAGGCCTCCCAGATCCCTCAGATCCCTCAGATCTCGATGCAGGTACGCAGCGCCTCGCCCGTACGCATCTGCACCAGCGCGTCGTTGATCCCGGCGAGCGGCACCCGGTGCGTGATCAGCCCTTCGAGGTCGATGCGTCCGGCCCGCCAGAGCGAGATGGCCCGCTCGTAGGAGCGGACGACGTCCCCGCCGCCGTACATGGAGGGCAGGATCCGCTTCTCGTCGAAGAACAGCTCGAACATGTTGAGCTGGAGGAAGTCGTCCATGGCGCCCGCGCCGACCACGCACAGGGTGCCGCCGCGCCGGGTCGTCTCGTACGCCGTCCGGGCCGTGGCCGACTTGCCGACGACCTCGAAGACGTAGTCGAAGCCCTCCCCCGCCGTGATGCGCTGCTTGGCGTCGGTCAGCGCGTCCGGGGCGATGGCCTCCGTCGCGCCGAACTTCAGCGCGGCCTCCCGGCGAGAGGCGACCGGGTCGACGGCGATGATCTGGGAGGCGCCCCTGAGCCGCGCGCCCTGGATCGCGGAGATTCCGACGCCGCCGCAGCCGATGACCGCGACCGACGAACCGGCCTGCACGTCGGCGGTGTTGATGGCGGCGCCGAGTCCGGTCGTGACGCCGCAGCCGATGAGCGCGGCGATCTCGAACGGCACGTCGTCGGGGATGGGCACCGCGCACCCCGCGCCCACGACGACCTCCTCGGTGAAGGTGCCGGTCCCGGCGAATCCGAAGACATCGCCGCCGGGGCGCTTGAAGTTGGGGGTGCCCGCGTTCATGAACCCGGCGAGGCACAGCTCGGTCTGGCCGCGCTTGCAGGCCGGGCAGATCCCGCAGGCGGGCAGCCAGCAGAGCACCACCCGGTCGCCCTGGCTGAGACCCGTGACCCCGTCGCCGACGTCCAGGATCTCGCCCGCGCCCTCGTGGCCGGGGACGAACGGCGCGGGCTGCGGAAGCACCCCGTTCATCGCGGAGACGTCCGAGTGGCAGAGCCCGGTGGCCCGGACCCTGATCTTGACCTTGCCGGGGCCGAAGCCCACCGCCTCGACGTCGTCGTGGACCTCGAGCTTCTCCTGGCCTATCTCGTGCAGTACGGCTGCGCGCATGGTGCGGCTCCTCACATACGGCTACTTCTGGTGGGTCAGTGGTGTGTGACGACGGTGCCGGTCAGTGGTGTGTGACGACGGTGTCGGCGAGGACCGGCGCGTCGTCCCGTTCGACGGCCGAGACGGCCACCTGGACACGGCCCGGCGACTCCCACATCCGGAGCCGGAGGGTCTCGCCGGGGAAGACGACACCGGCGAAGCGGGTGGCGTACGAGTCGACCCGGGCGACATCGCCGCCGAGCACGGTGTCGACGACGGCCTTGAGCGTCATTCCGTACGAGCAGAGCCCGTGCAGGATCGGCCGGTCGAACCCGGCGAGCTTGGCGAACTCCGGGTCGGCGTGCAGCGGGTTCCAGTCGCCGGAGAGCCGGTAGAGCAGGGCCTGGTCCGGGCGGATCGGGCGCTCCTCGGTGCGGTCGGGCGCCCGGTCGGGGAGTTCGAGCCGGGCCGAGGGGCCGCGTTCGCCGCCGAACCCGCCCTCGCCCCGTACGAAGATCTGGGAGTCGCTGGTCCACAACGGGCCCTCGGCGTCACTCACTTCGGAGCGCAGCACGATGACGGCGGCCTTCCCCTTGTCGTACACCGCCTGGACGCGGGACGCGGAGACGGCCGTGCCCTCGACGGGGATCGGCCGGTGCAGGACGACGGTCTGCCCACCGTGCAGGACGGCGGCGAGGTCCACCTCGATCCCGGGTGCGGTGAGGCCGCCCGCCAGGGCCGTGCCCGCGCCGGCGACCGTGGCGAAGCTGGGCAGGACGTGCAGCCTGGACTCCAGGGTGTAGCGCAGCTCGTCGGCGTCGGTGGCGGGCAGACCGGCGCCAACCCCGAGGTGGTAGAGCTGGACGTCCTTGTGGCCCCAGGTGATCTCGCTGGAGCGGGGTTCGGCGGCAACGGCCTCTGCGGCATCAATGGGCATGGGGCGAGGGCTCCTTGACGAGGGAAAGACCTCGGTGCGACCGTCCGCACCGTCAGGCGCACCGAGGTCGTACGGGACCGGCCTCCGGCGCCCTTTGTAGAACGCGTTCTAGGCCGATGACCCCATGTATAACGCACCCCTCAGCACTTGTGAAGACTCCTGACGCCACGTCAGATCTCTGTCGGACCTCCGGTCGGCCGTGACATTTGTACCGGCCGGGTCCGTACATGCGCATCTGCCGCGCGGCCCGGCCCGCTCCGTAGCGTGGGAGTCATGACGCAGACAGCAGACACCGGCCCCGCGGTGAGCTTCACCGGCGCGGTCAAGACCTTCGGCGCGGTACGGGCCGTGGACGGCGCCGATCTGGAGATCCACCGCGGGGAGACCGTCGCGCTCCTGGGGCGCAACGGGGCCGGGAAGTCCACCACGATCGGACTGCTGCTCGGGCTCGACCAGCCCGACAGCGGGCAGGTGCGGCTCTTCGGCCGGACGCCCGAACAGGCGGTACGGGCCGGACTGGTGGGGGCGATGCTGCAGACCGGGCAGCCGATCCCCCGGGTGACGGTGCGGGAACTGGTCGCCTTCGTCGCCAGTACGTATCCGCGCCCCCTCCCGGTGTCCGAGGCGCTGGACATGGCGGGCCTCGCCGAGTTCGCGGGCCGCCGGGTCGACAAGCTCTCCGGCGGCCAGACACAACGCGTCCGGTTCGCCGTGGCGCTCGCCGGGAACCCGGAGCTGATCGTCCTCGACGAGCCGACCGCCGCGCTCGACGTGGAGGCCAGGCGGGCGTTCTGGGACTCCATGCGGGCGTACGCGCGGCGCGGGAACACCGTGCTCTTCTCCACGCACTACCTGGAGGAGGCCGACGACAACGCCGACCGCATCGTGGTCATCGACCGGGGCCGGATCGTCGCGGACGGCAGCGCCGAGCTGATCAAGCGCTCGGCGGGCGGCAGCCTGGTCTCCTTCGACCTGGCGGGCCGGGGAACGGAAGGGCTTCCGCTGCTGCCCGGCGTCACCGCCGTGGAGATCCGCGGGGACCGGGCGTCGCTGCGTACGGACGACTCCGACGCCACCGTCGTCGCCCTCGCGGAGCTGGGCGCGATCCGCGGACTCGCGGTCGCCCCGGCCACCCTGGAGGACGCCTTCCTCCGCCTCACCTCGCACGAACCCGCCTCGCACGAACTCGCCCACGTACCCGGCGAACCGACGAACGAGAGCGGGCACGGAACCGCGCCCCGACCCCAGAAGGCGGACGTCTGATGCTGGAGTACATCAAGCTCGAAGTGCGGCGCACCCTGCGCGACACCGGATTCGTCGTCTTCGGCGTCGGGATGCCGGTGATGATGTATCTGCTGTTCACCAACATCGGCCCCACCGACTCGGCGTCGGCCGCCTGGCGGGTCACCTCGATGGTCGGTATGGCCGCGTACGGAGCGCTGGGCGCCGCGCTCGGCGTCGGTACCGGCGTCGCCTCGGACAAGTCCCTGGGCTGGCTGCGGCAGTTGCGGGTGACTCCGCTGCCGCCCTCCCAGGTGGTGCTGGGCCGGGCGATCGCGGGTTCGGCGACCGTACTGCCGGGCATTCTGGCGGTGCTGCTGTCCGGGGTACTGGTCAACGGCGTACGGATGGACGCCTGGCAGTGGGTGGTGCTCGCCCTGCTGCTCTGGATCGGCGC from Streptomyces sp. NBC_01267 harbors:
- a CDS encoding ABC transporter permease, yielding MLEYIKLEVRRTLRDTGFVVFGVGMPVMMYLLFTNIGPTDSASAAWRVTSMVGMAAYGALGAALGVGTGVASDKSLGWLRQLRVTPLPPSQVVLGRAIAGSATVLPGILAVLLSGVLVNGVRMDAWQWVVLALLLWIGALPFTLLGIGNGYRLTAQTTGVVNVACLMGLAIVGGLWFPVDAFPGWLRSVARYTPTNRFAELGWSTTHGSAPGPGTVAVLAAWLLVFGTYAVISYRRSARTV